CTCACCAAAAGTTTGTTGAACCTCCTGCATAAAAATGCCTATAACAGGGTGGTAAGGTGTGATGGTCCTGACGGTCGAACAGCAGGCACACGTACAAAAGGGAGTACAGGTTTCCTTACCAGCCTTTTCATCTGCGGAATGACTTTTGGTTACAACTGTATGTGTTTTGACGAGATCCCCAAAGTCATCACTATCCCTGCAAGGCAAAACTGCCAGCAAGGTCAGGTAAAAACTAAAAAGGATCGCCACATACTTCATGGGCTACAAACTTAAGTCATAAAGTCGAGCTTTCCCAATCGATCAATTCATGTAAATGTTAATTTTTGTTAAACGTGTGGCAATATCATACGACGATAAATATAATTTTAACGGTTCTTTCGTGCTGCATTCGCCAGTGCCGCCGCAATCGAGAATCGTATCTGATACCATGTCCTTTTGGAAACTTTCATGATCCGCATCGGCTGATCCATCTTAATGGTAAAAAACATCACCTCGTCATCGATCCTTTTAGGATCAAGGTAAAAGGTATAAGCAAATTCATTGATATAGAATTTCACGATACCTTGTTTAGAGGCATCAACACCCACATAATCAGTTTGCACCTTCGCCGTGTCACATGTTAACAGAATGCAGGGAAATACCGTTTCGTCGACCACATCATCTTCGTATATGGCTCTTCTTACAAATTCCGCGGCATCGGGCGGTAACTTAAAGTTGACAAACAATCCATCGTCCGCAATACTAGCACGCCAAAGCAGCGATAATAGGAAAAGCTTAAATTTATGGTAATTGACATTCAGGCATTCAACAGCACCTATATCAGCTTTGAGGTGCAAGTGTTTAAAATCTTTGCTTTCTTTTAGATAAGGCTGACGATAAAGGGCATTACTGGCATATCGCTCCAGGCTTCCTAAAACTTCATTATCACAGGTGGCGCAAAGAATGTAACGTTCATGAGCACCTGACTGTACAGTTTTGCGCTGGTACGGGTAATCGGAGTTTACCACATGGATCTGGCCTTTTTCGTTAGGAATGCCCCGATACATAAAGTTCGGAAAGATGTGGGAGCGTTTGATCAGTTCTTTCTCCTTAAGGCAAAGTTTGCAGATACCTATCATTGCCGAAAGATATAAAATAAAAGCCCCTTCGCACTCGCTGCAGGGGCTTTCAACCTAAGTGATATGATTTGAAAAAACATCCAGGCTCATAAAAAGGTAGCTTCTAAAAAAGAGGATACTTATGAGAAAGGAAACAAACACAGATGTTCATATCATGCCGCAACTGGAAAAGGCTTGCGGACTGGACATGCACAAAGACAAGATCGTCGGGTTTATTTCATCTAAAGATGGCGGCGGTCAGGAGCTAAAAGAGTTTGGCACTTTTACGTGTGAGCTTAAAGATATTAGAGATTGGCTGATTCGGAACGAAGTGGAGCACTGCCTCATGGAAAGCACGGGTATTTACTGGATGAGTTTATATTCCATCCTTACCGAAGCAGGTATCAATGTTACTGTTGCAAACCCGGTTCACATTAAACAAATTCCCAAACGCAAGACAGATCGAAAAGATGCCCGATGGCTCTGCACACTGTTATTACATGGTTTGGTTCGTGCGAGTTTTATGCCGGATTGCGATCAGCGTATTTTACGTGATTACTGCCGCAGCCGGTTGTTTTATACGTGGCAGCAGACTAAGACACAAAACCGGCTTTTGAAGATATTGGAAAGCAATAACATTAAACTCCGGTCAGTTATCAGCACAATCCATACCAAAACAGCAATGGACATCATTCGCCTTCTTGCCAAAGGTATTACAGACAAGGAAGTATTACTGAACTGTTCGAGGGGTCAGATCAAACAAAAGAGGGATCGCCTGACTATGGCGCTGGAAGGCACCTTGCAGGAACATCATTTGATTCAACTACAGATGCTGCTTCAAGACTATGATCACGTACAGAAGCAAATAGTCAGGTTAGACGCTTTGATAGATAATATTATCAGCCGGCACTACGCACAAGCGGTAGAATGTTTAGATAGCATAAGCGGCATAGCCGTGAAGTCAGCTCAGATCATATTAAGTGAGGCAGGCAAGGACATGACTCGTTTCCCTTCTGCTGATCATTTTACCGCCTGGTGCGGAATCGCACCAGGTAACAATGAAAGTGCTGGTAAGCGAAAAGCTACCGGCGTCAAAAAAGGTAACACGTACCTACGCACAGCAATGGTTAGTGCAGCATGGGCGGCTGTCCGCATGAAGGATTCTTATTGGCATGCGTTATTCGATAAACTCCGTAAACGAATGAAAGCGCAGAAAGCTATCATGGCTGTTGCAAGACGGTTACTTAAAGTGGTTTACAAAACGCTGGAAACATTAACGTTGTACAAAGAAAAAGGGATTGCTCACTTTGTTGACTTGCAGGCAAAAGCAACGTTGTATTATAACGCGCAGCTATCATGGCCCCAACGCAATTGAGCATTCAACACACTAAAAGGACGGAAAAGGTAATAGAACAAATAGTCTGAAACCTAAGCTGCCAAATCTGTAGATAGCACCCAGGCTTGTTCACAAAGAACGCAGAGGAAACTTATTTTTTACGGATTTTAACCGCAACAAGATGAACCTTGTTGCATGGGCGGACATTTAACGGTCCCATAGCTACAGAATACACAGCAGTCTCCGGCAACCGGCTTTAGGTATGCATGGCAGTTTTCACATTCATAGAAGTACTGGCAAGCATCGGTGGGCATTGTTTCTTCTTTTTTGTGCCCGCATTGAGGACACGTCAGTACCGATTGTAATTGAATTTCTTTAACCATGTTATTTTGTTTGTGTGATGGTTGCGCGGTAACCGATCTGGTCAATTTTCTTTTTCAGGCTATCTGCCGAGGTTTTCTTTGGATCGTATCCAACCGTTGTCGTGGCCTTCTCAAATGATGTGGTTGCCTTCATAACGCCGGGTATCTTGGATAACTCGCCATCAATATGCCTTGTGCAATCAGCGCAGCCCATTCCTTTAACTGTAAACTTGGCCCATTGGATGTTACTTTGCTGGCTCAACGGTACCGCCGATTGCTTTGGCGAACCGTACAGGAACGACGAATAATATGGAAAGGCAATCAGGACAGCGGAAAGTATAGTAACAATAAGCAAGAACTTTTTGGATTGCCAGAACGATGCAGGTTTTGCCTCACAATCACATTCAACTGTTTTGGCCTTCTTACTTAATTGCTGATACCAGGCAAATGCGAATACTACGACGGTTAAACCGATAAGGTACGGTCGCGCCGGTTCTATCCAGGCAAAAGACGAGGCTATACTGCTGATGCCTCCTAAAAAGGCTATAACAGGAGTGATACAACATAACGATGCTGCAAACGCTGCAATCACTCCGGGTACCCAACTCTTATTTACATTGGCGCTTATCATACTGATTCTTTTAAAGGTGCTCGTAATAAATTAAATAGCGGAAGCAATCCTGCTGCGTTGGTAAGCGAATAGAAAATCGTCTGACCGCTTTTTCGGAACTTGATGATGCCTCCGTCTTTCAGCTTGCGTAAATGCTGTGAGACCGCAGGAATGGTCATCCCTAATATATCACTGAGGTCACATGGACAAAGCTCATTTTCCAAATGGAGCAGGAATAATATTTTTAGCCGTGCCTCATTAGCGGTTAATGATAACACCTGAGTCAGCTCCGTGAAAACTGATTGTTTCGTTTGGAGTACCTCCTTACAATTGTTGATCTGTGCTTCATCAGCAAAAATCCTGCTACATGTATTCATAACTTGAAATCAAGATACGAATATAAGTATTTAAGCAATTACTTAAATAAAAATTATTTTGATTTACATGCAGATTATTTTTCAGGAAGGGTTAGAGCTTTAAGAAAAAAGGTCTCCATGCACTCGCTGCTGAAGACCTTTACCTAAACCTTATCACAATAAGCTGCGAATGCAGCTTTGTTGATCTCAAATATATATTTTTTTGCCCATGCTTTTCCTCATGAAATTTTAAAGCGGCAAGAGTTTTTTAGAGGAACCTTATCACAATAAGCTGCGAATGCAGCTTTGTTGATCTCAAATATATATTTTTTTGCCCATGCTTTTCCTCATGAAATTTTAAAGCGGCAAGAGTTTTTTAGAGGAAACCTTATCACAATTAGCCGTAAGTTCGGCTAAGAATGCGGCAAACTAATAAAAAATCCGATCTTAGCCTAAAACCTTCACTATGGCTGCAACCACATATTCAGTCTTTTATCATTCACCAGGCGGCTTTTTTGTATGCCGTACCGATTTTGATAATCTTGAAGAAGCAGAAAATTTCCTGCAAACTAAGATCTTTATTTTTGACGGAGCTGAATTTCATTTCATGTTAAAAGATCGAAGATTTTTGGTCAAAGGCGAGCCCAGGGAGCGTACTGAAAAGTTTTACGCGGAGTCGATGAGATATGCGGTGGAGATACCCGCGTCGGAGATTAACAAGTCATAGGCGATGTACCACCCCCTGTTTTCACCAAAATCATCAATGACCCGAAAACAGGGGGCGTCCTCAAACGGGCGGGCGAAAGCCCGCCGTCCGGCAATTTTTGAAAACAAGGGGGATTGCTCCCCCTTATTCGTTACTTAGTTGTAAATTAAAGCTTCACCGCCATGAGCAGCAAAGTCACGGCAAAGGTTGAAAGCGGTTTGCGCCCTTTGTTTAGCCGTGCCGTCCATGATCGATTTAAATTTTGCTTCCTCGCTTTTGAAACTGCGTACGTTTTGGAAATAACCCGTTACCGCATTATACGCGCCGAACACTGTTCCTGCGGTCGTGTCAATTTGTTGGGTTGGGCTGCCTAAAGCGTATTCATAAACGCTGTCAACAATGTTTGTATAGTGGGTTGATAGCTGATCAAACTTGCCATCCGCTAAATGTCCTAAAACCTCTTTATTAGGCGCCATAGCGATTTGTATCAGCTTTTTTATTTCACTGTCAGTAATGCGGACTTTTGCCCACTGATTAAACAAGCCTTCCATTTCATGGCTCAACTCACGGCTGATGCCCATGAGCGTATGAGCTTGCTTCAATCGTTCGGCAGCAGATGCGGTATGCCGTATCTTAATTGCTCCTGAATGGTTACGCATGGCTGCGTTAAGCGTGTTGTTGCAAACGATCCTAATTGGAGTAAATGCTGCGGTTATACTACCTAAACCATCGTGTGAAGTGGTTAAAAAAAGGTATTGCTCTATCCAATCCTTCACGCCAACACGGATATAATCGGGCAGCTTGGCAGTAATAAACACCCTTTCGCCGTTTCCTAATGCGCCTGCGGTCTCGTATAAAATACCATCGCCCCCTCCGACGATTGCGTCAAAGAATGAAAAAGCATCACGGTTTTGTACTACTTCATAATCATTGCCAACCACCCCTAAAACCTGCTCGGTGTCTGCCCTGACGGTGGCAAAAAAATTAGGTATTGAAATTTCAGGTATTACAATATCGTCGCTGCCTTCGCCTAAGTGGTTAGCGGTGTCATACGTGAACAAAGGGCGTTTTTCTACGATATAGTCCAAACCTGCATGCTGTATTGCTTCGCTGCTGGTCGGGTAACGGTCAATAATCTGCCCTAAACCGTGCCAGGCTTTTTCCTTTACACTCATAAAGCTGTGTTTGCCTGTTCTTTGATTGAAATTTATCTGATGTGCCATTGCTTTAATTTTTAGAGGTTTTTGTATTTAATGGGATGATTTCGGTTTGTAACACTTCTACATTTGTCGTGCTCACTACTTCAACGGTGCTGGTTTGCAGTTCCGTGATAGCATCGTGTATGCTAGGGTGTGTGGTTTGGATGGTCACTTTCACC
This Mucilaginibacter defluvii DNA region includes the following protein-coding sequences:
- a CDS encoding DUF6660 family protein, producing MKYVAILFSFYLTLLAVLPCRDSDDFGDLVKTHTVVTKSHSADEKAGKETCTPFCTCACCSTVRTITPYHPVIGIFMQEVQQTFGEPDVPALLTQSVSVWQPPQIA
- a CDS encoding IS110 family transposase, translating into MRKETNTDVHIMPQLEKACGLDMHKDKIVGFISSKDGGGQELKEFGTFTCELKDIRDWLIRNEVEHCLMESTGIYWMSLYSILTEAGINVTVANPVHIKQIPKRKTDRKDARWLCTLLLHGLVRASFMPDCDQRILRDYCRSRLFYTWQQTKTQNRLLKILESNNIKLRSVISTIHTKTAMDIIRLLAKGITDKEVLLNCSRGQIKQKRDRLTMALEGTLQEHHLIQLQMLLQDYDHVQKQIVRLDALIDNIISRHYAQAVECLDSISGIAVKSAQIILSEAGKDMTRFPSADHFTAWCGIAPGNNESAGKRKATGVKKGNTYLRTAMVSAAWAAVRMKDSYWHALFDKLRKRMKAQKAIMAVARRLLKVVYKTLETLTLYKEKGIAHFVDLQAKATLYYNAQLSWPQRN
- a CDS encoding GDCCVxC domain-containing (seleno)protein, which translates into the protein MVKEIQLQSVLTCPQCGHKKEETMPTDACQYFYECENCHAYLKPVAGDCCVFCSYGTVKCPPMQQGSSCCG
- the merTP gene encoding mercuric transport protein MerTP; protein product: MISANVNKSWVPGVIAAFAASLCCITPVIAFLGGISSIASSFAWIEPARPYLIGLTVVVFAFAWYQQLSKKAKTVECDCEAKPASFWQSKKFLLIVTILSAVLIAFPYYSSFLYGSPKQSAVPLSQQSNIQWAKFTVKGMGCADCTRHIDGELSKIPGVMKATTSFEKATTTVGYDPKKTSADSLKKKIDQIGYRATITQTK
- a CDS encoding metalloregulator ArsR/SmtB family transcription factor; translated protein: MNTCSRIFADEAQINNCKEVLQTKQSVFTELTQVLSLTANEARLKILFLLHLENELCPCDLSDILGMTIPAVSQHLRKLKDGGIIKFRKSGQTIFYSLTNAAGLLPLFNLLRAPLKESV
- a CDS encoding DUF932 domain-containing protein, translated to MAHQINFNQRTGKHSFMSVKEKAWHGLGQIIDRYPTSSEAIQHAGLDYIVEKRPLFTYDTANHLGEGSDDIVIPEISIPNFFATVRADTEQVLGVVGNDYEVVQNRDAFSFFDAIVGGGDGILYETAGALGNGERVFITAKLPDYIRVGVKDWIEQYLFLTTSHDGLGSITAAFTPIRIVCNNTLNAAMRNHSGAIKIRHTASAAERLKQAHTLMGISRELSHEMEGLFNQWAKVRITDSEIKKLIQIAMAPNKEVLGHLADGKFDQLSTHYTNIVDSVYEYALGSPTQQIDTTAGTVFGAYNAVTGYFQNVRSFKSEEAKFKSIMDGTAKQRAQTAFNLCRDFAAHGGEALIYN